A region of the Geomonas subterranea genome:
TCTAGCCAAGAAACTGGAGACTCCGGTGGTGCGCCGTCAGGATGGCCCGAAATGTTACGACATGAACGCCTCAGTCTACGTCTGGCGCCGCGACTGCATGTTTGAGAGCGACTCAGTCTTCAACGCCGACACGCTCCTTTATGAAATGCCCGAGGAGCGCTCCATCGACATCGACTCCGAATTGGATTTTCAGTTTGTTGAATTCCTTATGAGGGCAAGGGGGAAGGAGTAGTTGATGTTTCTTTCTGAGTTGCTGCAACGAATCCGGTTCTGGAAAGCAGCCGACCGCATCGGACCGGACATCCCGTACACCCACTGGCGTCTGCACTTCAAGTCGACAATGCTGCGTCTTTGCAAGGAGAAGTTCCTCTTGTTCGATGACAGTGCCGATTTCAGGCCCGGCGCATATGCCATCTGCTGCTCCAAGATTTCGATTGGGAAGAGGGTGGTGGTGCGTCCAACCACGATGTTCTTTGCCGATCCTCGTGAGGGGGGGGCCGGAATCACAATCGAGGATGATGTCATGATGGGATCTGGCGTTCATCTGTACGTGAACAATCACCGGTTCGACAGCCCCGATATCCCGATCATCGATCAGGGACATTACGTCTCCGAGCCGGTCGTCCTCAAGAAGGGATGCTGGTTGGGAGCGAACGTCATCGTGCTCCCCGGAGTCACCATCGGAGAGAACTCCGTGGTCGGTGCCGGTAGCCTGGTAACAAAGTCTGTCCCGGCAGGCGTTCTTGCTGCCGGCAACCCGGCCAGGATTATCAGAAACATCGGAGACCAGGCGCCATGAGATACACAGCCGCCCTGGATGGCATTCGCGGCATTGCCATCGTCACCGTGTGTCTTGCCCACTACGGAGTTCCCATCCTTCAGCGGGGTGGATTCGGCGTCGATGTTTTCTTTACCTTGAGCGGGTTCTTAATCACCTCTATCCTTCTGGGAGAGTATTCCCGTCGTGGCGATATAGGTTTCCGTAACTTCTATATTCGTCGGTTACTGCGCTTGTTCCCAGCTCTTTTCTGTCTGCTGATCGTGTACGGAACCCTGGTCACCCTCTTCGGGAAAAACCTCAGTCGTCACTTCGGGGATATCGCACTGGTGTTCTTTTATGTAGCGAACTGGGCTGGCGCGGCGGGCCTGAACCGTCCCGGCGAACTTGGGCACACGTGGTCTCTTTCGGTGGAGGAACAGTTTTATTTCCTCTGGCCGGTCATTCTTTATGCCGTGGTAAAGAGGTGGGGCGGAAAAGGGCTTTTGGCTGCAAGCCTAACTCTGACGCTGCTTTCCATGTCAGAGACCTTTTTTATGTCAACATCAGCGCCTTGGTGGCGACTCTATTACGGTTTTGACACTCGCGCCTTCACCCTTCTCTTCGGGTGCTGTCTTGCCATAGCGTTTCACTTCTGGAATGATCGTGTCGTTTTGCCCAAGTCTTTGGAGAAGATTCTCCCCTTGCTGTCGTTCGGGGGCATCGCTTTGTTCATGCTGAGAAGGGATGCTTTTACCGCTGATCCCGGTTTCTTCAGCGGGCCAATATTCATTATCCCGGTTCTTACCTGTGGCCTGATCTACCTTGCTGTCAAGCCGGGATTCAATTTCAGCAAGTCGATCCTTTCGACGAAGCCACTGGTGTACTTCGGGAAAAGGTCATACGGCCTCTATCTTTGGCACTACTGGATACTGAACGTCGTCAACCCTAGAAACATCATTGTCTTACTGACATGTGCAGCCGCTTCACTGGTCGTAACAGAGCTCTCGTTCCGTTTTATCGAGATGCCCTTCTTGTCCTTGAAGCATCGGCTCGCAAAAGATGAAGCCCCTGCGCCGGCTGAGTCATTAACGGAACCGGTTGCAGCCTGATCACGATTTGCAGAGGGGGAGGCAGAATTGAAAGGTGTAGATATCGACAATAAAGTGGTGGTCATCACCGGTGCAGCCGGACGCATAGGCAGCGAGTATGCCCGCGCCGTCGCGGCGGCCGGAGCTGTCGCGGTTATTGCTGACACCTCTGAGGAAAACGGTAGAAAACTCGCCGACGAGATCAGGGCGAACTCAGGTAAGGCCGATTTCGAGCTGCTCGACATAACCTCCAAGGAATCAGTGCAGCGGCTGATATCTGCGCTGACAGAGCGCTATGGCAGATTGGATGCGTTGGTCAACAACGCCTATCCCCGCAATAAGCGCTATGGAGCCCGGTTCGAGGACGTCACTTACGAAGACTTCTGCGACAACGTCGGCACCCACTTGGGCGGTTATTTCCTGACGTCGCAGCAGTTCGGGCTGCACTTTCAAAAGCAGGGCTACGGGAACATCATCAACATGGCGTCGATTTACGGGGTGGTAGCCCCGCGCTTCGAGGTTTATGACGGGACGCGGATGACGATGCCGGTGGAGTACGCGGCTATAAAGTCCGCAGTAATACACCTGACGAAGTATCTTGCCAAGTACTTCAAAGGTTCCAACATCAGGGTCAACTGCATCAGCCCGGGTGGCATTCTCGATGCGCAGCCGGCCGAGTTTCTGGAGAAGTACCGTGCGTTCTCGCTCTCGAAAGGGATGCTGGACCCGCAGGACCTCACCGGAACGCTGCTATACCTGTTGAGCGACATGTCCAGATTCGTGAACGGGCAGAACATCGTGGTCGATGACGGATGGGCACTGTGAAAAAGGTCGTCTACATCTCCTGGATGCCGCTAAGCGAAAAGGTCGAGCGGGACTGGTACATTTCCTATCTTCAGGAGCATGGAGTGCCGGTAGAGTATTGGGATGTCACCTCGCTTTTGTTCAGTGAGGTTAAGTTTCAGCCTTCTTTGAATCGTGATTATCTCGTCGCGGTTACCAGCTATAAGCAGTTGCAATCCCTTCTGATTGGCTGCCAAGGGGGCGGCGCCAACTTTGTAATGATTGTCAATTATGAGAGTAGATTCAACCGGCTCTACCGGATGTTGTCCAGCTACGGCTGTCGGCTCTTTTTCTTCGAATGGGGGAACTTCCCAATCAAAGGCCGCAGCAGGGCAGGAAAATACGCGACGTTGCTCCGTCATCCTTCAAAATTCATTCGAGAAGTCTTGGGAAAATTGTCGGCATTGGTTGGCTCGAAGCTCATGCCAGTGAAGCCGTTCGACGTTGTTTTTGCAGCGGGATACGCTTCATTTGCCATGCACCCCAAGGCTGGAAAGAAGGTCGCAGTAAACCTGTGCGATTTTGATAACTATGTGAGGACAAAGGATGCCGATCAAAGGCTCATTACGGGGCGTTACTGTGTCTTTCTTGATATCAACTTGGCATATCATTCAGATCTAAAGCTTGTCGGATGGGATTTTGTCACTCCGTCCGAGTACGTAGCTTCGCTGGAACGATTTTTCGGGATGGTCGAAGAGCGTTACCACGTGCAGGTAGTGATAGCTGCTCATCCGAACGCGAATTATGGTGACTTGTACTTTGGACGCAAAGCTTTTAAGGGGGTGACGCCTGAACTCGTACGCGATGCGGAGTTTGTGATTTCGCATCATAGCACGGCTATAAGCTATGCCGTGCTCAACAGAAAGTCGCTGCTTTTCATCTACACGACGGAGATGGAGCGAATCTACCGTGACACCATAGTGGGATGGATGGGAGACTTTGCGGAATACCTAAATCAACCGATCTACAACATTGATGAGGTGCAAAGGGCTGAGACCATTGAACTTCGGGAGCCTGACCCAGAGCGGTATGACCTCTACAAATACAACTACCTGACCACTCCGGAGTCAGAGCATAGTTTCACTCGTGATATTTTCCTTGCCGAAATGAAGGCATGATTGAGGATATGTTTTGACTAAGGTGGCTTCTTTACAAAAGCGGTTCGCATTTAAACTCGGAGCCAATGTTTTCGGGATCCTTTTGGGTTTGGTAACCATGTCTTTCGTGCCGCGGGTACTTGGCCCGGAGCAGTTCGGGAAGTTTGAGTTCATCACCAACAACTTCAAACTCATCTTTGATACGCTGGCGCTGCAAGTACCCGTGGCTTACTTCAACTGGGTATCTCGGAAAGGACATAAGGAAGACACTGATCTCGCTACGGGAGCAACTTTTTATTTTTCACTGGCCATAGCCACACTGTTTGCTCTCTTTCTTGCCGTCTCGCACGCGTTCGGACTCCACGCATGGTTGTGGCCCGATGTCGCACCGGAGTATCTGTGGGCAGCTTTGGCTTTCACCATGGTGACCTTTCTGTACCAGTTTTTGGTCTATCTCTCAGATGGGAAATCGCTGACTGTGGGGTTGGAGCAGATACGCCTGGTGCAGAACACTCTAAAGTTCGCTGTGCTGGCATTACTGGCAGGGGGAGGCCTGCTCACTTTGGGGTCGTACTTGTGGGCACAGGTTGCCGTGGTGGCGGCGACGGTGGCACTATCGGTGAGGTGGCTCTACCGCCAAGATGCATGGCGATTGGCCGCAATCAGACCATGGAGATTTCCCAAGGAAGAGATACAGAGCTACGGTGCTTTCGTTTGGGATTACGCGCGTCCGCTTACGCTCCTAATGCTCGGCGGTTTTCTGTTTCTCTATTTCGACCGGTGGTTTCTACAGCTGATCGGTGGTTCCATGCAGCAAGGTTTCTTCGGGCTGTCGGACCGCTTGGGGCAAATTGCTTTTCTTTTTACTAGTGCCATGACGCCGTTGTTGACTCGGGAGTTTGCCCTGGCCCATGAGGAGAAGGACCATGCAAGGCTGCTAATACTCTTTGAGCGAATAAAGCTCTTCCTCTTCATAGCAACAGTTGCGAGTTGCTTCCTGTCTGTCCAAAGTGGCAACATAGTAGCTTTGATCGGTGGAGAAAAGTATAAGGGAGCGATCATACCTATCGCGCTGATGGCACTGTACCCGATTCACCAGACTTTCGGCCAGCTCAGCGGTGCGTTGATGGTTGCCACTGGGCAGACTGCACTGTATGCCAGGCTCGGCATCATCATGATGGTGGTAAGCCTGCCCATCACATATTTCTGCATAGCCCCCGTTTCTTTCGCCGTCCCCGGCCTCGCCCTCGGAGCCACAGGGCTGGCGCTGAAAATGCTGACCTGGCAGTTTGTCGGAACCAACGTCCAGTTGTTCTGCAACACACGGTATCTGCGTACTCCTTTCGCGAAATGGCTAGGCCTCCAGGTCATGATGGTTGCAGTAATCTATGGGATTGCATATACCTCCCATTTGGTTTCCGGCTACTTCAACCTTACGTGGCTGCTCCCGCTGTTGCAGTATCCAGCTGTTAGCGAAAACCTCATCCTGCATTCTTGTCGGCTGATTTCCGCCGGGCTTGTTTACCTCATAGCCATCGCAGGACTGATCTGGATGGTACCTGGCTTCGCGGGGATCACGCGGAAGGACATTATGGTGAATCCTTTGTCATTGCTGAGGAAATAAGACAGGTGACGAGCTTATGAAGATAATGCTGTACACCGAAACCTATAACCGGGGCGGGATCGATACCTTTATCGCCACGCTGATAAACCACTGGCCGGAGGCCGCGGACGAGTTCGTGCTGGTCTGCAACGAGGATTACCCCGGGTTGACGGTGATCCGGCAGAGGCTGCAGCGCCCCTGCAAGGTGGTGACGCACCGGATTCCCACCTACGCGCGCTGGGCGGAGAAGACCCGCGGCAACAAAGCCCTGGATACCTTACGGGTCTGCTCGTCGCCCTTGTCACGCTACCTCTTCATCGCCTCGGCGACGCGCAGGATCAAAGAGATCCTGCTGCGCGAGAACTGCGACCGGCTCATGGTGGTGAACGGAGGCTACCCCGGCGCGGATACCTGCCGGGCTGCGGGGATCGCCTGGGGGTGCTACTCGGGCAAGCCGCAGAGCATTCACAACTTCCATAACCTCGGCACCCCGGCCTCCCGCTGTGCAAAGCTCCAGGAGGACCGGGTCGATGCACTGCTGACCCGCTACACCAAGGCCTTCGTCACGGTGTCACGTGCGGCGGCGGATTCCCTCGCCGTCCGGCCCCAGATTTACGCCGACCGGGACAAGGTGCGCTTCGTCTACAACGGGCTCGACTTCTCCGGGCAGCAGGCGCCCACCACCGACATCCGCCGGGAACTTTCTCTTGCTCCGGACACGCCGCTGTGCCTGATGCTCGGCACCTACGAGGCGAGAAAAGGGCACAGCTTCCTGCTCCGGGCGTTCAAGAAGGCACTGCAGCGGGTGCCTCAGGCGCGGTTCCTCATCTGCGGACACGGCAGCCCGGAGGAAATAGACGCGGTAAGGGAGATGGTGCAGCAACTCGCTATCGGCGGCAACGTCCACGTCCTCGACTTCCGCTCGGACGCCATGCAGATCCTGCAGCAGGCCACCCTGCTCCTGGTGGGATCCCAGGAATTCGAGTCCTTCGGGCTTACCTGCGTGGAGGCGATGGCGCAGCGTGTCCCGGTGCTGGCGACCAGGGTGGGGGGGCTTCCCGAGGTGGTGCAGGATGGCGACGGCGGCTTCACCTTCGCCAGGGACGACGTCGACGGCTACGCCGCGCAGATGGTGCAACTGCTCCTCGACAAGGATCTGCACACCGAGCAGGGGCGCAAGGGATTCGAACGCTACCGCAGACTTTTCACCGCGCAAAGGATGACAGAGGAATATGCAAAACTCATCAGGTAACGACGCGGCGCAGCAGCAGGGGGTTCTCTTCAGCGTCGTCATTCCCGCCTACAATTCCGCGCCCTTCATCGCAAAGGCGCTCGATTCCGTTCGCGCCCAGACCCTGACCGATTACGAAGTGGTGATCACCAACGACGGGTCGAAGGACGAGACGGTGCAGGTGATCGAGGAGTACGCCCGGCGTCACCCGGACTACCCGGTAAAGCTCGCCAGCCAGCAGAACAAGGGGATCGGCGGCGCGCGCAACAACGGCATCTTCCGCTCCACCGGCCGCTTCATCGCCTTTCTCGACGCCGACGACTTCTGGCATCCGACCAAGCTGGAGCGTATGGCCGCGCTGCTGACACAGAAGCCCCTGATCGACGTCGCCTACCATGACGAGATCGAGGTCGCCTCTGACGGGACCAGGCGTCCGCTTTCCTATGACGAGGTTCGGGCGCCGGCCTACCAGGACCTGCTCTTTCGCGGCAACCGGCTTTCCACCTCGGCTACCGTGGTCCGTCGGGAACTGGCGCAAGCCATCGGCGGCTTCTCCGAAAACCTCGAATTCAACAGCGCCGAGGATTACGAGTTCTGGCTGCGGCTGGCCCGCGCCGGAGCCCGCTTCGCCCATCTCCCGGAAGTCCTTGGTGAGTACCATCGGGTGGAAGGAAGCATCACCCAGAAGATTGAGTACCACCACCGCAACATCTTCAACGTGGTGAGCTACCACCTGGAGCTGCTGCGCGCCGACGGCACCTGTCAGCCGGCATTCCTGGACCGCATGTACCGTCGCAAGAAGGCGGAGCACCTCGCGACGCTCGGGCGCGCCTTGGCCGGCGCCGGTGCCAAGGCAGAGGGGCTTCGGGTTCACTGGGAGGCGATGCGGGTGGATCCCCTGTGCCTGAAGATCTATACGAAGCTGGTGAGAACGCTTTTGTCATGACGGCAAACCTGCTGGTCGACATGGTGCACGGCAGCGGCCTGCACCGGCTCTTCGCCCCCTTTTACGGCGGCCATACCTCGGTGCTGCTCCTGCACCGGGTGCTGCCCGGCCCGCAGCGTGGACTCCCGTCGGACAACCTGAAGGTTACGCCGGAGTTTCTCGATGCGTTCGTTTCCGGCAGGCAAAAGGAGGGGTGGCGGTTCATTTCGCTCGACCACCTGGTGCAGGACTTCGATGACTGCGTGGCGCACGGCCGGAACATGGTGCTCACGCTGGATGACGGCTATCGCGACAACTTCGACCATGCCTGGCCGATCTTCTCAAGCCATGGGGTCCCTTTTACCGTCTACGTCGCCAACTCCTTTCCGGCTGGGACGGCTGACTTCTGGTGGTACACCCTGGAGGAGATGCTCCTCGTGCACCGCCGCATCGAACTGGAGTACCGGGAACAGCGCACAACGCTGGATCTTGTCGATCCCAGGAGCGCCTTCATCGCCTTCAAGGCGGTCTATCAACCCCTTCCGGCGCAGGACCAGGCTGAGCTGATGGCGGGGCTGCGAGAGCGTTACCCGCTCCCCGTCGCGCAGGAGAGACTGGCCATGACGTGGGACGAGGTTCGAGCCCTTGCGGCGGACGAACTTTGCAGCATCGGCTGCCACACGCTAAGCCATCGCAGTCTCGCGCCCCTGCCGCGGGACGAGGCCTTCCGTGAGCTGGTCGACTCGCGCGTGGAGCTCGAGCGCGAAACCGGTTGCCCCGTGCGCCATCTCGCCTATCCGTACGGCAAGGCGGTGGACGCCGGACGACGCGAGGAGGAACTGGCGCGGGATGCGGGTTTCCAAAGTGCCGTGACCACACGCATCGGCAATCTCCACGCCGGACATCGGGAGCATCCGCTCATGCTCCCCCGCATCCCGCTCTACGAGGGGGGGAAGAACGGCAAGCTGAGCGAGATCTTCCTCTCCGGCATGTACAGCGCCGTCACCAACGGATTCAGAAAGGTCGTCACCTATTGATCAAGCGGACGCCTGAAATAAAACTGCCGGGACTTGTGCAGCTTTTCCTGAGCGGCACAGCCTGCCAGGGGGACGAGCGGACCGGCTACACGGGGTACGCCCGCTTCGCGCTCTTGAATCTGCTGAAGGTGCTCGGCCTGGGGCGCGGCGACCGCATCCTGCTCCCCGCCTATATCTGCGACGTGGTGCTGCTGCCGCTGGCCGAGTTGGGGATCGAGCCGGTCTACTACGGAGTGACCCAGGATTTTCAGGTGGAGTGGGACAGCGTCGAGGTGAAGCCCGGCAGCCGCGCTTTCATCTCGGTGAACTACTTCGGGGTGAGCCAGGACTTTACCGCCATCGCCGACTACTGTGCCGCCCACAACCTGGTCTGGGTGAACGACAACGCGCACGGTTTCGCCAGCTCGCTTGGAGGCAAAAGCCTCGAGGAGTTCGGCGACTTCTCCTTCACCTCGTTCCGGAAGGTGCTGGGATCCGTCAACGGCGCCCGGGTCAGGATCAACAACGACCGATACCTGCCGCTGAAGGGAGAACTGGACCGGCTGAACGGGGCTGCGCCGCCGGAGTCGCGCCAGCGCTACCTCGCCTCCGCCACGCTGCGCACCGCAGGTATCCGGCTGCGCGCGCTCCCGGACTTCTCCGACCCCCGCGGGTTTTGCGACGATGACGTCAAGGCGCACCAGGCTGATGTTCTGGCATTGAAGCAACTGGCCGCGAGCGACCAGGACCGGATCCGGCAGCGCCGGCGCCAGCTGTACCAAACCCTGGAGCTGTTCCTGCTGGCGAACGGCGGCAAGGAGATGCTGCCGCTCCCCCGGCTTTTGCGGGAAGGAAACTCGCCGCTGGTTTTGCCTGTCGTCACGCAGGACCGCAACAGCTGGCTCGGGCTTATGAGCGCTGCCCGCCGGCACGGCCTCGATCTGCACACCTGGCCCTCGCTCCCGCCGACGGTGCTGGACCACGATGTTTGCGGCGCCGCCACCCTCTGGGGGCGGATGCTCTATCTCCCGCTCCACCAGGATCTGGAGCCGGAAAGTTATCTGCCGCTACTGCAAAAGGTGCTTGATGCAGCTTGAAGTGATCGACAACGAAAAAGGGCTTCTGGACCTGGGGCCGGAGTGGGAGGCGCTGGAGCGGAGATCGCCGGCGCATCTGTTCCAGAACCACCGTCTGCTGGCGAACTGGTACCTTCGCGCCGGCAAGGCGGGTGGTGCGGTCCCGGCCGTCATCGTCGGACGCGAGGACGGCGCCGTTCGCGCCATATTCCCGGGCTGCATCATCGCCAAGGGAGGGGTGCGCATCCTGACCTGGCTGGGCGGGTTCTTCATCGTGGACTACGGCGACGTGCTCATCGACCCGGCCTGCTCAACACCCCTCGACGAGTTCCTGCGCGAGGCGCTGCTCCGGCTCAAGAAGAAAGGCGGCTATCATGTCGGCTACTTCCAAAACATGCGCCACGACGCGCTGGCCTACCCCTATTTCAGCCGTGAGTTCAGGTTCTTCCGGGGTGATGTCGCTCCATTTATCGAACTGCAGGGTGGTTTCGAGCCGTATCTCGATTCGCTGAAGCGCTTCCGCAAGAAACAGAAATCGGACACGCTGCGCCAGATCAAGCGGCTGGAGGAGCTGGGCGAACTTGTTTTCAGCGTGGTGCCGGGCGCGGAGCCCCGGGCGGGCGAGGTGCTGGAGGCTTTCCTGGAGCAGAAGCGCTGGCGTTTCCAGGTTTCGGGCGTGCACGGGGTGCTCTGCAAGCCCGGCTACGAGGAGTTCTACCGCCAAGAGGTGCGCCTGAACCCGAACCTCCACCTCTGCTGCCTGACGCTGAACGGGGAGATCATCGCGACGCACCTCGGTTACCTCTACAAGAACAGGCTCTACTTCGTGATGCCCACCTATGATCATCGCTACGGCAAATATTCGCCGGGGCGTGTGCTGACCTACTACCTGATCCGGCACTGTTTCGAGCAGGGGGTGGAACTCTTCGATTTCTGCATCGGCCCCGAGGAGTACAAGTACGAGTGGACCGACCGCGACGTCCCCATCACCAGCTTCGTGAGCGACGACATCGCCGGCCGGCTGTTCCTCGGGGTCAAGAAGGCGAAGATCAAGGCGGACGAACTGTTGAAGCGCATCAAGGGAGTCAAGGGATGAGCGAGAGGCGAACCGCCGCCACGGTTTCCGTGATCATCGCGGCCTACAACGCGGAAAAGTACATCGCGCACGCGGTCGACAGCGTCCTGGCGCAGAGCTATCCCTGCGTCGAGTGCATCGTGGTCGATGACGGCTCCACCGACGGGACCGCGGAGATCGTCAAGGGGTACGGGAGCCGGGTGCGCTACCTGTACCAGCAAAACGCGGAGCGGTCCGCCGCGCGCAATAACGGCATGAGGGAGGCACGCGGCGAACTCATCTCCTTCCTTGATGCCGACGACCTGCTGGCGCCGGAGAAGTTGGCCGAGCAGGCGGCCTTTCTGGCAGAGCATCCGGAGTACGACGTCGCCTACTCGAGGGTCAGCTATTTCAATGATAAGGACGGCTCCAGCTTCACGCCGCAGCGCAGAACCCCCAGCGGCGACATCGTGGCCGACCTCTTGTACGGCAACTTCATCACCATCCACTCGCCGCTCATCCGCCGCGATGCGGCGCTGCGGGGCGGCGGATTCGACCCCGCCTGCAACCGTTACGAGGACTGGGACTTCCTGCTGCGCCTGGCGCTCGCAGGGGCGAAGTTCGGGTTTCAGGACCGCCTGCACGCCAAGGTGCGGCTCCATCCCGGCAACACCATCGGAGACCAGGTGAAGATGTTCGAGGCGAAGCTGCGGGTCGCGGAACGGATCGCGGAGGTGTACGCTGCCGAGCTGAAGCGGCGCTCGGTCGATGTGCGGGGGCTCGTCGCCTTCCACCAGGCGGATTACGGCCGGATTCTGGTGCTGGCGGGGCGGGGCGCGGAAGGTAGGGCGCTGATCCGCGAGGCGGTGCGCATCCCGTTCCCGAACCGTAAGATATTCGTCGTCTTCGGTCTTGCCGCCGGACTCTTCGGCTCCGGAATCCTGGTGGCGGCGCAACAGCTGTACGACCGGGTGGTCAAGGGCAAGCGGGCCGCCAAGGGAGGGAGCGCGTGAAAGTCGTCTTCATCGCACCGTTCGGCATCCGTCCCAAGGGGACCGTGCTCGCCCGCATGGTGCCGCTGGCCGTGGAACTGCAGCGGCGCGGCCACGAGGCGGTCATCGTCGCGCCCCCATACACCAACCCTGAAAGCTCCGGCACGGTTGAGGTCGTACGCGGCGTGCCGGTCAAGAACATCGTCCTGGGACCGAAGCACAAGGCTGTGGCCGCCCCCTTTCTCGCCTGGCGCCTGTTCCGCGCCGCCCTGGCCGAAAAGCCGGACCTGGTGCACCTTTTTAAGCCCAAAGGGTACGGCGGGCTGACCGCGATGCTCCAGCTTTGCTGCGAACGGCTGGGCATCCGCATGCCGCCGCTCTTTCTCGACACCGATGACTGGGAAGGGAAGGGGGGCATGAACGACCAGCTGCAGTACTCGGCGGCGGAGCGGCAGCTCTACGCTTTCCAGGAGCAGTGGCTGCC
Encoded here:
- a CDS encoding acyltransferase, encoding MFLSELLQRIRFWKAADRIGPDIPYTHWRLHFKSTMLRLCKEKFLLFDDSADFRPGAYAICCSKISIGKRVVVRPTTMFFADPREGGAGITIEDDVMMGSGVHLYVNNHRFDSPDIPIIDQGHYVSEPVVLKKGCWLGANVIVLPGVTIGENSVVGAGSLVTKSVPAGVLAAGNPARIIRNIGDQAP
- a CDS encoding acyltransferase family protein, whose product is MRYTAALDGIRGIAIVTVCLAHYGVPILQRGGFGVDVFFTLSGFLITSILLGEYSRRGDIGFRNFYIRRLLRLFPALFCLLIVYGTLVTLFGKNLSRHFGDIALVFFYVANWAGAAGLNRPGELGHTWSLSVEEQFYFLWPVILYAVVKRWGGKGLLAASLTLTLLSMSETFFMSTSAPWWRLYYGFDTRAFTLLFGCCLAIAFHFWNDRVVLPKSLEKILPLLSFGGIALFMLRRDAFTADPGFFSGPIFIIPVLTCGLIYLAVKPGFNFSKSILSTKPLVYFGKRSYGLYLWHYWILNVVNPRNIIVLLTCAAASLVVTELSFRFIEMPFLSLKHRLAKDEAPAPAESLTEPVAA
- a CDS encoding oxidoreductase, whose amino-acid sequence is MKGVDIDNKVVVITGAAGRIGSEYARAVAAAGAVAVIADTSEENGRKLADEIRANSGKADFELLDITSKESVQRLISALTERYGRLDALVNNAYPRNKRYGARFEDVTYEDFCDNVGTHLGGYFLTSQQFGLHFQKQGYGNIINMASIYGVVAPRFEVYDGTRMTMPVEYAAIKSAVIHLTKYLAKYFKGSNIRVNCISPGGILDAQPAEFLEKYRAFSLSKGMLDPQDLTGTLLYLLSDMSRFVNGQNIVVDDGWAL
- a CDS encoding lipopolysaccharide biosynthesis protein; this encodes MASLQKRFAFKLGANVFGILLGLVTMSFVPRVLGPEQFGKFEFITNNFKLIFDTLALQVPVAYFNWVSRKGHKEDTDLATGATFYFSLAIATLFALFLAVSHAFGLHAWLWPDVAPEYLWAALAFTMVTFLYQFLVYLSDGKSLTVGLEQIRLVQNTLKFAVLALLAGGGLLTLGSYLWAQVAVVAATVALSVRWLYRQDAWRLAAIRPWRFPKEEIQSYGAFVWDYARPLTLLMLGGFLFLYFDRWFLQLIGGSMQQGFFGLSDRLGQIAFLFTSAMTPLLTREFALAHEEKDHARLLILFERIKLFLFIATVASCFLSVQSGNIVALIGGEKYKGAIIPIALMALYPIHQTFGQLSGALMVATGQTALYARLGIIMMVVSLPITYFCIAPVSFAVPGLALGATGLALKMLTWQFVGTNVQLFCNTRYLRTPFAKWLGLQVMMVAVIYGIAYTSHLVSGYFNLTWLLPLLQYPAVSENLILHSCRLISAGLVYLIAIAGLIWMVPGFAGITRKDIMVNPLSLLRK
- a CDS encoding glycosyltransferase family 4 protein, which codes for MKIMLYTETYNRGGIDTFIATLINHWPEAADEFVLVCNEDYPGLTVIRQRLQRPCKVVTHRIPTYARWAEKTRGNKALDTLRVCSSPLSRYLFIASATRRIKEILLRENCDRLMVVNGGYPGADTCRAAGIAWGCYSGKPQSIHNFHNLGTPASRCAKLQEDRVDALLTRYTKAFVTVSRAAADSLAVRPQIYADRDKVRFVYNGLDFSGQQAPTTDIRRELSLAPDTPLCLMLGTYEARKGHSFLLRAFKKALQRVPQARFLICGHGSPEEIDAVREMVQQLAIGGNVHVLDFRSDAMQILQQATLLLVGSQEFESFGLTCVEAMAQRVPVLATRVGGLPEVVQDGDGGFTFARDDVDGYAAQMVQLLLDKDLHTEQGRKGFERYRRLFTAQRMTEEYAKLIR
- a CDS encoding glycosyltransferase family 2 protein; translation: MQNSSGNDAAQQQGVLFSVVIPAYNSAPFIAKALDSVRAQTLTDYEVVITNDGSKDETVQVIEEYARRHPDYPVKLASQQNKGIGGARNNGIFRSTGRFIAFLDADDFWHPTKLERMAALLTQKPLIDVAYHDEIEVASDGTRRPLSYDEVRAPAYQDLLFRGNRLSTSATVVRRELAQAIGGFSENLEFNSAEDYEFWLRLARAGARFAHLPEVLGEYHRVEGSITQKIEYHHRNIFNVVSYHLELLRADGTCQPAFLDRMYRRKKAEHLATLGRALAGAGAKAEGLRVHWEAMRVDPLCLKIYTKLVRTLLS
- a CDS encoding polysaccharide deacetylase family protein, which gives rise to MTANLLVDMVHGSGLHRLFAPFYGGHTSVLLLHRVLPGPQRGLPSDNLKVTPEFLDAFVSGRQKEGWRFISLDHLVQDFDDCVAHGRNMVLTLDDGYRDNFDHAWPIFSSHGVPFTVYVANSFPAGTADFWWYTLEEMLLVHRRIELEYREQRTTLDLVDPRSAFIAFKAVYQPLPAQDQAELMAGLRERYPLPVAQERLAMTWDEVRALAADELCSIGCHTLSHRSLAPLPRDEAFRELVDSRVELERETGCPVRHLAYPYGKAVDAGRREEELARDAGFQSAVTTRIGNLHAGHREHPLMLPRIPLYEGGKNGKLSEIFLSGMYSAVTNGFRKVVTY
- a CDS encoding DegT/DnrJ/EryC1/StrS family aminotransferase, with translation MIKRTPEIKLPGLVQLFLSGTACQGDERTGYTGYARFALLNLLKVLGLGRGDRILLPAYICDVVLLPLAELGIEPVYYGVTQDFQVEWDSVEVKPGSRAFISVNYFGVSQDFTAIADYCAAHNLVWVNDNAHGFASSLGGKSLEEFGDFSFTSFRKVLGSVNGARVRINNDRYLPLKGELDRLNGAAPPESRQRYLASATLRTAGIRLRALPDFSDPRGFCDDDVKAHQADVLALKQLAASDQDRIRQRRRQLYQTLELFLLANGGKEMLPLPRLLREGNSPLVLPVVTQDRNSWLGLMSAARRHGLDLHTWPSLPPTVLDHDVCGAATLWGRMLYLPLHQDLEPESYLPLLQKVLDAA
- a CDS encoding GNAT family N-acetyltransferase, with amino-acid sequence MQLEVIDNEKGLLDLGPEWEALERRSPAHLFQNHRLLANWYLRAGKAGGAVPAVIVGREDGAVRAIFPGCIIAKGGVRILTWLGGFFIVDYGDVLIDPACSTPLDEFLREALLRLKKKGGYHVGYFQNMRHDALAYPYFSREFRFFRGDVAPFIELQGGFEPYLDSLKRFRKKQKSDTLRQIKRLEELGELVFSVVPGAEPRAGEVLEAFLEQKRWRFQVSGVHGVLCKPGYEEFYRQEVRLNPNLHLCCLTLNGEIIATHLGYLYKNRLYFVMPTYDHRYGKYSPGRVLTYYLIRHCFEQGVELFDFCIGPEEYKYEWTDRDVPITSFVSDDIAGRLFLGVKKAKIKADELLKRIKGVKG